Proteins encoded in a region of the Bradyrhizobium sp. CB3481 genome:
- a CDS encoding amino acid ABC transporter permease: MNYNWNWHIFFEPNPTGAGTYLDLLVSGLWLTVKTALLAWIIALIFGTIIGILRSLPSKTASWIGFCYVEFFRNMPLLVQLFLWFFVLPELLPRAAGLWLKQLPNAPFWTAAIGVGLFMSARVAVQLAAGIASLPRGQKQAATALGLTLTQGYRYVLLPMAFRIIMPPLTSEFLNTVKNTSVAITIGLIELTGQARAMQEFSFQVFEAFTAATIMYLAINIIVVTGMRFLERSLAIPGYITGK, from the coding sequence GTGAACTATAACTGGAACTGGCACATATTCTTTGAGCCGAATCCGACCGGGGCGGGCACCTATCTCGACCTGCTGGTGTCAGGACTATGGCTGACCGTCAAGACGGCGCTGCTGGCCTGGATCATCGCGCTGATCTTCGGCACGATCATCGGCATCCTGCGCTCGCTGCCGTCGAAGACGGCGTCGTGGATCGGCTTTTGCTATGTCGAATTTTTCCGCAACATGCCGCTGCTGGTGCAGCTGTTTCTCTGGTTCTTCGTGCTGCCCGAGCTGTTGCCGCGCGCCGCCGGGCTCTGGCTGAAGCAGCTTCCGAACGCGCCGTTCTGGACGGCTGCGATCGGTGTCGGGCTGTTCATGTCGGCGCGCGTCGCCGTGCAGCTCGCCGCGGGCATCGCTTCGCTGCCGCGCGGCCAGAAGCAGGCCGCGACCGCGCTCGGGCTGACCCTGACGCAAGGCTACCGCTACGTGCTGCTGCCGATGGCGTTTCGCATCATCATGCCGCCGCTGACGTCCGAATTCCTCAACACGGTCAAGAACACTTCCGTCGCGATCACCATCGGCCTGATCGAGCTCACCGGCCAGGCACGCGCGATGCAGGAGTTTTCGTTCCAGGTGTTCGAGGCCTTCACCGCCGCGACCATCATGTATCTCGCGATCAACATCATCGTCGTCACCGGCATGCGCTTCCTCGAACGCAGCCTGGCGATCCCCGGCTATATCACGGGGAAATGA
- a CDS encoding LLM class flavin-dependent oxidoreductase — MTKQIRLNAFAMNCVAHQSPGLWTHPRDRTLDYNRLPYWLDLARVLERGRFDGLFLADVLGVYDVYGNSPDAALRNAAQTPANEPLMLIPAMAAVTQNLGFGVTSNLSFEPPYPFARRMSTLDHLTEGRIGWNVVTGYLDSAARGAGKDKQTAHDDRYEMADEYMELVYKLWEGSWEDDAVRRDRARGIFADPSKVHPIAHEGTHYRLNAIHLSEPSPQRTPVLYQAGTSPRGRQFAAQHAECVFMSGPSAKIIGPRVAAIRTLAKEIGRNPAEILMFSMMTIILGRTETEAKAKYADYRRHIAPEGALALMSGWMGIDFSGYDLEREVRHVQNDAGRSALDNVTRTDPDRVWTVREVVEHVGIGGAGPVVVGTPEKVADDIEAWFEQTDVDGLNVAFATSPGDFEDIADMLVPELTRRGRYKSEYVKGTLREKLFGAGRARLTEPHPASRYRVKPRAAAAE, encoded by the coding sequence ATGACAAAGCAGATCCGGCTCAACGCCTTCGCCATGAACTGCGTGGCGCATCAATCGCCGGGCCTCTGGACCCATCCACGCGACCGCACCCTCGACTACAACCGCCTGCCCTATTGGCTTGACCTCGCAAGAGTGCTGGAGCGTGGCCGGTTCGACGGGCTGTTTCTCGCCGACGTGCTCGGTGTCTACGACGTCTACGGCAACAGCCCGGACGCGGCGCTGCGCAATGCCGCGCAGACGCCGGCCAACGAGCCGTTGATGCTGATCCCGGCGATGGCGGCGGTGACGCAAAATCTCGGCTTTGGCGTCACCAGCAATCTCTCCTTCGAGCCGCCCTATCCTTTTGCCCGAAGGATGTCGACGCTCGATCACCTGACCGAAGGCCGCATCGGCTGGAACGTCGTGACCGGCTATCTCGACAGCGCGGCCCGCGGCGCCGGCAAGGACAAGCAGACCGCGCATGACGACCGCTACGAGATGGCGGACGAATATATGGAGCTGGTCTACAAGCTCTGGGAAGGAAGCTGGGAGGACGACGCCGTGCGGCGTGACCGCGCGCGCGGCATTTTTGCTGATCCGTCGAAGGTGCACCCGATCGCGCATGAGGGCACGCATTATCGGCTTAACGCGATTCACCTCAGCGAACCGTCGCCGCAGCGCACGCCCGTGCTGTACCAGGCCGGGACTTCGCCGCGCGGCCGGCAGTTCGCGGCCCAGCACGCCGAGTGCGTGTTCATGTCAGGCCCGTCGGCCAAGATCATCGGGCCGCGCGTGGCGGCGATCCGCACGCTGGCGAAAGAGATCGGCCGCAACCCGGCCGAGATCCTGATGTTCTCGATGATGACGATCATTCTCGGCCGCACCGAGACCGAGGCAAAGGCGAAATATGCCGACTATCGCCGGCACATCGCGCCCGAGGGCGCGCTCGCGCTGATGTCGGGCTGGATGGGCATCGACTTCTCCGGCTACGATCTCGAGCGGGAAGTGCGCCACGTGCAGAACGATGCCGGCCGCTCCGCGCTCGACAACGTCACGCGTACAGACCCAGATCGCGTTTGGACCGTACGCGAGGTCGTCGAGCATGTCGGCATCGGCGGCGCCGGGCCTGTCGTGGTCGGCACGCCCGAAAAGGTCGCCGACGACATCGAGGCCTGGTTCGAGCAGACCGATGTCGACGGGCTCAATGTGGCGTTTGCGACCTCGCCCGGCGATTTCGAAGACATCGCGGATATGCTGGTGCCGGAGCTGACAAGGCGCGGGCGATATAAGAGCGAATACGTCAAGGGAACGCTGCGGGAAAAACTGTTCGGCGCGGGACGCGCGCGGCTGACGGAGCCGCATCCGGCTTCAAGATATCGCGTGAAGCCTCGCGCTGCGGCAGCGGAGTAA
- a CDS encoding LysR family transcriptional regulator encodes MGLHVSYREPAPVGVYGPGLFQGQLQDGGGATIAGNAGSMMELRWLQDFLMVAETGNFTRAAEKRNTSQAAFSRRIKSLEAWLGFDLIDRSVYPTQLTPQGERFREHAGELLRQMLDSRDELGGGKPLHRNEHIRIALPFAMATARLPQWWQAWSQEQRLSCSVVVGNIHDLVTSLVSDNADILICYHHAQQPIHLDPDRYERVTLGTEFLRPYASEALVAKGGASLPGRASHPLPLLMYSPGVYFARLVDLILEGNPISGVRVIESDMSDVLCGMALAGRGVAWLTEGTAAALGRKRLVPIGGDKWALPLSLVAFRGRMHDGQRALNLFWSELCRHSAAHAGGGLARTGSRLVRGRRPNGPASC; translated from the coding sequence ATGGGGCTTCACGTTTCATACCGAGAACCCGCGCCGGTTGGCGTCTACGGCCCGGGGCTGTTTCAAGGGCAACTCCAGGATGGCGGTGGCGCGACGATCGCCGGCAATGCGGGGAGCATGATGGAGCTGCGCTGGCTTCAGGATTTTCTGATGGTGGCCGAGACCGGCAATTTCACGCGTGCGGCGGAGAAGCGGAATACGTCGCAGGCGGCGTTCAGCCGCCGCATCAAGTCGTTGGAGGCGTGGCTTGGCTTCGACCTGATCGACCGCAGCGTCTATCCGACGCAGCTCACGCCGCAAGGCGAGCGCTTTCGCGAGCACGCCGGCGAGCTGTTGCGGCAGATGCTCGACAGCCGCGACGAACTCGGCGGCGGCAAGCCGCTCCATCGCAACGAGCACATCCGCATCGCGCTGCCGTTCGCGATGGCGACCGCGCGGCTGCCGCAATGGTGGCAGGCCTGGTCACAGGAGCAGCGGCTGAGCTGTTCGGTCGTGGTCGGCAACATTCACGATCTCGTCACGTCGCTGGTGTCGGACAACGCCGATATTCTGATCTGCTATCACCACGCCCAGCAGCCGATCCATCTCGACCCCGATCGTTACGAACGTGTGACGCTAGGCACTGAATTCCTGCGGCCGTATGCCAGCGAAGCGCTGGTTGCAAAAGGCGGCGCGTCGCTACCCGGCCGGGCGTCACATCCGCTGCCACTCCTCATGTATTCGCCCGGTGTCTATTTCGCCCGCTTGGTCGATCTCATCTTGGAGGGCAACCCCATTTCCGGCGTCCGGGTCATCGAAAGTGACATGTCCGACGTCCTCTGCGGCATGGCGCTGGCTGGCCGCGGCGTGGCTTGGTTAACGGAAGGCACCGCAGCGGCCTTGGGCCGGAAGCGGCTGGTCCCGATCGGTGGCGACAAATGGGCGTTGCCTTTGTCTTTAGTCGCATTCAGGGGTCGAATGCATGATGGCCAACGGGCACTAAATCTGTTTTGGTCCGAATTGTGCAGGCATAGTGCCGCGCATGCCGGGGGCGGTCTTGCCAGGACTGGTTCGAGACTGGTTCGAGGCCGCCGGCCAAACGGCCCGGCAAGTTGCTGA
- a CDS encoding tripartite tricarboxylate transporter substrate binding protein has protein sequence MLRRSHLTIAVAAIGWLISAAAGAQEYPTKPITLIVPWPAGGSTDISMRAIAESASKILGQPIAIDNKAGGGGTVGPATMAAAAKPDGYTIAQIPITVFRLPLMQEVSWNPEKDFTYIVHLTGYTFGVTTSAESPFKTWQDVIDYAKQNPGKVTYATPGAGTSLHIGMEQIAGMAGIKLTQVPFKGGAETNAAVLGQHTMLQADSTGWRPLVDAGKLRLLMVWTSERSPNFPNVPTLKELGYPMVYDSPFGIAGPKGMDPKIVAKLHDAFKKALDDPAVIATLAKFDMVPNYKSTEDYKKFVVEVTESERKVVERLGLGKKTN, from the coding sequence ATGTTGCGACGCAGTCATTTAACGATCGCTGTCGCCGCCATCGGCTGGCTGATCTCGGCAGCCGCCGGCGCGCAGGAATATCCGACCAAACCGATTACGCTGATCGTGCCATGGCCGGCGGGCGGCTCGACCGACATCTCGATGCGGGCGATTGCCGAAAGCGCCTCCAAGATCCTGGGGCAACCGATCGCAATCGACAACAAGGCCGGTGGCGGCGGCACGGTCGGCCCGGCCACCATGGCGGCCGCTGCGAAGCCCGACGGCTACACCATCGCGCAGATTCCGATCACCGTGTTCCGCCTGCCCTTGATGCAGGAAGTCTCGTGGAATCCGGAGAAGGATTTCACCTACATCGTCCACCTCACCGGCTATACGTTCGGCGTCACCACCAGCGCCGAGTCGCCATTCAAGACCTGGCAGGACGTGATCGACTACGCCAAGCAGAACCCTGGCAAGGTGACCTACGCAACGCCGGGCGCCGGCACGTCGCTGCATATCGGCATGGAGCAGATCGCCGGCATGGCCGGCATCAAGCTGACGCAGGTGCCGTTCAAGGGCGGTGCGGAGACCAACGCCGCTGTGCTGGGCCAGCACACCATGCTGCAAGCGGATTCGACCGGCTGGCGGCCACTGGTCGATGCCGGCAAGCTCCGGCTGTTGATGGTGTGGACCTCGGAGCGCTCGCCGAACTTTCCAAACGTGCCGACACTGAAGGAGCTCGGCTATCCCATGGTCTATGATTCCCCGTTTGGCATCGCTGGACCGAAGGGAATGGACCCGAAGATCGTCGCCAAGCTGCATGACGCCTTCAAGAAGGCGCTGGACGATCCGGCCGTGATCGCAACGCTCGCCAAGTTCGACATGGTGCCGAACTACAAGAGCACCGAGGACTACAAGAAGTTCGTCGTCGAGGTGACCGAGTCAGAGCGCAAGGTGGTCGAGAGGCTCGGACTGGGAAAGAAGACGAACTAG
- a CDS encoding amino acid ABC transporter substrate-binding protein, with protein MKHRQIIGCLLAGALCTTPAMAQGLTGTLKNVKETGAITLGYRDSSIPFSYLDDNQKPIGYAMDICYKIVDAVKKELKLDKLEVKLNPVTSSTRIPLLANGTIDLECGSTTNNTERQKQIAYTNTHFLTASRYVTKKASKINSIDDLKGKSVVSTAGTTNIKQLTEANAARSLNINIIPAKDHAEAFLMVETDRAVAFVMDDILLASLVAGSKAPGDYVISKDAFSKPEPYGIMLRKDDPAFKKVVDAATAALYTGGEGQKIYDKWFTQKIPPKGLNLNVPISSELKNEFAKPSDSPDPDSYK; from the coding sequence GTGAAACATCGTCAGATTATCGGCTGTCTGCTCGCGGGTGCGTTGTGCACCACCCCGGCAATGGCCCAGGGACTCACCGGGACGTTGAAGAACGTCAAGGAGACCGGGGCCATCACGCTCGGATACCGCGACTCCTCGATTCCATTCTCCTATCTCGACGACAACCAGAAGCCGATCGGCTACGCCATGGACATCTGCTACAAGATCGTCGATGCCGTGAAGAAGGAGCTCAAGCTCGACAAGCTCGAGGTCAAGCTCAACCCGGTGACGTCGTCGACGCGCATTCCGTTGCTTGCCAACGGCACCATCGATCTTGAATGCGGTTCGACCACCAACAATACCGAGCGCCAGAAGCAGATTGCCTACACCAACACGCACTTCCTGACCGCAAGCCGCTACGTCACCAAGAAGGCGAGCAAGATCAATTCGATCGATGATCTCAAGGGCAAGTCGGTGGTTTCCACCGCCGGCACCACCAACATCAAGCAGCTCACCGAAGCCAACGCGGCGCGCAGCCTCAACATCAACATCATCCCGGCCAAGGATCATGCCGAGGCGTTCCTGATGGTGGAAACCGACCGCGCGGTGGCGTTCGTGATGGACGACATCCTGCTCGCGAGCCTGGTCGCCGGCTCGAAGGCGCCGGGTGATTACGTGATCTCCAAGGACGCATTCTCCAAGCCCGAGCCTTACGGCATCATGCTGCGCAAGGACGATCCGGCCTTCAAGAAGGTGGTCGATGCGGCAACGGCTGCGCTCTACACCGGCGGCGAGGGCCAGAAGATCTATGACAAGTGGTTCACGCAGAAGATTCCGCCCAAGGGGCTGAACCTCAACGTGCCGATCAGCTCCGAGCTGAAGAACGAGTTTGCGAAGCCGTCCGATTCGCCGGATCCGGATTCGTATAAGTAA
- a CDS encoding M20 family metallopeptidase, giving the protein MADRADAIARVREHLNSGAFIAELGRRVGYPTESQNPGRGEALRAYLVEDLQPAFAALDFSTRLIESPTGKGPYLLADYREDAALPTVLTYGHGDVVDGMEGEWRDNLDPWKTTIKGDRVYGRGTADNKGQHSINLAALRAVRETRGGKLGFNAKFIIETGEEIGSPDLRQVCEAHREALKADLFLASDGPRLSAQRPTIFLGCRGGNRIHLDVNLREGGNHSGNWGGVLANPATILCNAIASLVDGKGRMKLEALKPPRISNAVRTALADVKIEPTADEPALAPDWGEEGLTPAERLFAWNTLEVLAMSSGNIEKPANAIPGHANAVLQLRFVVGTKYEEVVDAVRAHLHANGFTMVEVSGTQRFAASRTDVDSPWVNWTANSILKTTGKAPAILPNFGGSLPNDVFAEGLGLPTIWVPHSYPGCSQHAPDEHILLPVTEEALAIMAGLFWDLGEMKKPL; this is encoded by the coding sequence ATGGCCGATCGAGCCGACGCGATTGCGCGGGTACGTGAGCATCTGAATTCCGGCGCGTTTATCGCCGAGCTCGGCCGCAGGGTCGGTTACCCCACGGAAAGCCAGAACCCCGGCCGCGGCGAGGCGCTTCGCGCCTATCTCGTCGAGGACTTGCAGCCGGCGTTTGCCGCGCTCGATTTTTCCACCCGCCTGATCGAATCGCCGACCGGCAAGGGCCCGTATCTGCTGGCGGATTATCGCGAGGATGCCGCGTTACCGACCGTTCTCACCTATGGCCATGGCGACGTCGTCGACGGGATGGAAGGCGAGTGGCGCGACAATCTCGATCCCTGGAAGACCACGATCAAGGGCGATCGGGTCTATGGCCGCGGCACCGCCGATAACAAGGGCCAGCACAGCATCAATCTGGCGGCCTTGCGCGCGGTGCGCGAAACGCGCGGCGGCAAGCTCGGTTTCAACGCCAAATTCATCATCGAGACCGGCGAAGAAATCGGCTCGCCCGATCTGCGGCAGGTGTGCGAGGCCCATCGCGAGGCGCTGAAGGCCGACCTGTTCCTGGCCTCCGACGGACCGCGGCTGTCGGCGCAGCGGCCGACGATTTTCTTGGGTTGTCGCGGCGGCAACCGCATCCATCTCGACGTCAATTTGCGCGAGGGCGGCAACCATTCGGGTAATTGGGGCGGCGTGCTCGCCAATCCCGCGACGATCCTCTGCAACGCCATCGCGAGCCTGGTCGACGGCAAGGGGCGGATGAAGCTCGAAGCGCTGAAGCCGCCGCGGATTTCAAACGCCGTCCGCACGGCGCTGGCGGATGTGAAGATCGAGCCGACCGCGGACGAGCCGGCGCTGGCGCCCGACTGGGGCGAGGAGGGGCTGACGCCGGCCGAGCGGCTGTTCGCCTGGAATACGCTGGAAGTGCTGGCGATGTCGTCGGGCAATATCGAGAAGCCGGCGAACGCGATTCCCGGGCACGCCAATGCCGTGCTGCAGCTCCGCTTCGTGGTCGGCACGAAGTATGAGGAAGTCGTCGATGCCGTGCGCGCGCATTTGCATGCCAACGGTTTTACGATGGTGGAAGTCAGCGGCACGCAGCGCTTCGCCGCCTCGCGCACCGATGTCGACAGCCCCTGGGTGAACTGGACCGCGAACTCGATCCTGAAGACCACCGGCAAGGCGCCGGCGATCCTGCCGAATTTCGGCGGCTCGCTGCCTAATGATGTTTTCGCGGAAGGGCTGGGCCTGCCGACGATCTGGGTGCCGCATTCCTATCCCGGCTGCTCGCAGCACGCGCCGGATGAGCATATTCTGCTGCCGGTGACAGAAGAGGCGCTCGCCATCATGGCGGGGTTGTTCTGGGACCTCGGCGAGATGAAGAAGCCGCTGTAG
- a CDS encoding FAD-dependent oxidoreductase: protein MKICILGAGVIGLTTAWCLAEAGYDVVIVDRHASTAKDASAANGAQLSYAFVAPLASPATLKKLPSLLLSRNSPMRIRAGLDPALISWAARFLLACRPGAVRETVAAQLALAALSRSELTRLTQNLRLSFGLRTAGKLVIHRSAREFKTACRSVVAAGEEHGQQILSAAECLALEPALQLDADQLAGGIFTASEQVGDCAAFCAALTVRLRQRRNVEWLLDTPIIGPVRAGGRLVAVDTGKGQIAADHFVLCMGAASGAFARACGFYLPIYPLKGYSITLAPPPQARVLRHSITDMARKLVFAPLARDGRSAVRIAGIADLESNDMTLDGGRIDILRRAAAELLGIEAAGDIAPWCGLRPATPDSRPIIGWSPLEGLFINSGHGMLGWTLACGSARLTADMIERKRPATETSPFALRRAA from the coding sequence ATGAAAATCTGCATACTGGGCGCCGGCGTCATCGGGTTGACGACGGCATGGTGTCTTGCTGAGGCCGGATACGACGTCGTCATCGTCGATCGGCATGCTTCGACTGCGAAAGACGCCAGCGCCGCCAACGGCGCCCAACTCTCTTACGCCTTCGTGGCGCCGCTGGCCTCGCCGGCAACGCTGAAAAAACTACCGTCGCTATTGCTGTCGCGGAATTCGCCGATGCGCATCCGCGCCGGCCTCGATCCCGCGCTGATTTCCTGGGCCGCGCGATTCCTCCTCGCCTGCCGGCCGGGAGCCGTGCGCGAGACCGTGGCGGCGCAGCTCGCGCTCGCCGCCCTGAGCCGGAGCGAATTGACGCGATTGACGCAAAACCTGCGCCTGTCGTTCGGCCTGCGCACCGCCGGCAAGCTGGTGATCCATCGCTCAGCGCGCGAATTCAAAACGGCATGCCGCAGCGTCGTCGCGGCCGGCGAGGAGCATGGCCAGCAGATCCTGTCCGCGGCTGAATGCCTCGCACTGGAGCCGGCGCTGCAACTCGATGCTGACCAACTCGCAGGCGGCATCTTTACCGCCTCGGAGCAGGTCGGCGATTGCGCGGCGTTCTGCGCCGCCCTGACAGTTCGGTTGAGGCAACGACGCAATGTCGAGTGGTTGCTTGATACGCCCATCATCGGGCCGGTTCGCGCCGGCGGCCGACTGGTTGCCGTCGATACCGGCAAGGGGCAGATAGCGGCGGACCATTTCGTCCTGTGCATGGGCGCAGCATCCGGCGCATTCGCCCGCGCCTGCGGTTTCTATCTGCCGATCTACCCACTCAAGGGCTACAGCATCACGCTTGCGCCGCCGCCGCAGGCGCGCGTTCTTCGGCACAGCATCACCGACATGGCGCGCAAGCTGGTGTTCGCGCCGCTCGCGCGCGATGGACGATCCGCGGTCAGGATTGCCGGCATCGCCGATCTCGAAAGCAATGACATGACCCTCGATGGCGGACGCATCGACATCCTGCGCCGCGCCGCGGCCGAACTGCTCGGGATCGAAGCGGCCGGGGACATCGCGCCATGGTGCGGGCTTCGTCCCGCCACGCCCGACAGTCGGCCGATCATCGGCTGGTCGCCGCTCGAGGGGCTCTTCATCAACTCAGGGCATGGCATGCTCGGCTGGACACTGGCCTGCGGCAGCGCTCGGCTGACAGCCGACATGATCGAGCGCAAGCGCCCGGCCACCGAAACGAGCCCATTCGCGCTGCGGCGCGCTGCCTAG
- a CDS encoding tripartite tricarboxylate transporter TctB family protein, protein MSDQSNVKFRLNNSELWGGLIGLALGGFVIWSGLKLKLGTINDPGSGYVLFYTGILMCLLSATIIISSITEGGPTFGERWRNTRWTKPIIVIACLAAFAFALNPLGFLLSSIPLMLLLLRLIDPVRWPLAIPIALLVPLGMWWILKRLLLIQLPSGMFEIG, encoded by the coding sequence ATGAGCGATCAATCCAACGTCAAATTTCGCCTCAATAACTCCGAACTGTGGGGCGGTCTGATCGGCCTTGCACTCGGCGGCTTCGTGATCTGGTCCGGGCTCAAGCTCAAGCTCGGCACCATCAACGACCCGGGCTCGGGTTACGTCCTGTTCTATACGGGCATCCTGATGTGCTTGTTATCAGCTACGATCATCATCTCTTCTATCACCGAGGGCGGCCCGACCTTCGGCGAGCGCTGGCGGAACACACGCTGGACCAAACCCATCATCGTGATCGCTTGCCTCGCCGCATTCGCCTTTGCGCTCAACCCACTCGGCTTCCTGCTATCGTCGATCCCGCTGATGCTGCTGTTATTGCGGTTGATCGACCCGGTGCGCTGGCCGCTCGCCATTCCGATCGCGTTATTGGTGCCGCTCGGCATGTGGTGGATCCTCAAGCGTCTGCTCCTGATCCAGTTACCCTCCGGCATGTTCGAAATCGGTTGA
- a CDS encoding ABC transporter permease subunit (The N-terminal region of this protein, as described by TIGR01726, is a three transmembrane segment that identifies a subfamily of ABC transporter permease subunits, which specificities that include histidine, arginine, glutamine, glutamate, L-cystine (sic), the opines (in Agrobacterium) octopine and nopaline, etc.), translating to MFGNLDFDVIRRSLPYLFLDGMSFTLMLTGLSALGGLVFGTLIALMRLSSYRLLGRIAGLYVDFMRSLPLVLVIFWFYFLVPYIGQWLTGASRPIRVGAFTSSLVTFIMFEAAYFSEIMRAGIQSISRGQPAAASALGLTYSQSMRYVVLPQAFRNMLPVLLTQTIVLFQDTSLVYVLSIPDFLGAASKVAQRDGRLVEMYLFAAAVYFAISCVASWGVRRLQARIAIVR from the coding sequence ATGTTCGGTAATCTCGATTTCGACGTCATCCGCCGCTCGCTGCCGTACCTGTTCCTTGACGGCATGAGTTTTACGCTGATGCTGACCGGGCTGTCGGCGCTGGGCGGGCTGGTGTTCGGCACGCTGATCGCGCTGATGCGGCTCTCCAGCTACAGACTGCTCGGCCGCATCGCCGGGCTCTATGTCGACTTCATGCGCTCGCTGCCGCTGGTGCTCGTGATCTTCTGGTTCTATTTCCTGGTGCCCTATATCGGGCAGTGGCTGACCGGTGCGTCACGGCCGATTCGCGTCGGCGCGTTCACGTCCTCGCTCGTCACCTTCATCATGTTCGAGGCGGCCTATTTCTCCGAGATCATGCGCGCCGGCATCCAGTCGATTTCCAGGGGCCAGCCCGCGGCGGCGAGCGCGCTTGGGCTCACCTACAGCCAGAGCATGCGCTACGTCGTGCTGCCACAGGCGTTCCGCAACATGCTGCCGGTGCTGCTGACGCAGACCATCGTGCTGTTCCAGGACACCTCACTCGTCTACGTGCTGTCGATCCCGGATTTCCTCGGCGCCGCCAGCAAGGTGGCGCAGCGCGACGGACGGCTGGTCGAGATGTACCTGTTCGCCGCCGCGGTCTATTTTGCAATCTCCTGTGTCGCGTCCTGGGGCGTCCGGCGCCTGCAGGCACGCATTGCCATTGTTCGGTGA
- a CDS encoding tripartite tricarboxylate transporter permease — MDTLINVAHGFGVALLPINLLYCFIGVFIGTLVGVLPGIGPISAMSLLLPITLSGTPESGIIMMAGIYYGSMYGGSTTSILVNIPGEAASVVTCIDGHQMAKQGRAGPALGIAAFGSFFAGTFALIALMLVAPKLASVAIAFGPAEYFSLMVLGLVVLTFLTQGSMAKALLMACIGVVLGLIGLDSINAQPRLTFGRVELIDGIGLVPVVMGLFGVAEVLLNTEQVIKRDIINTRISHLLPSREDWKASVGPMSRGTLLGFLLGILPGGGAVVASFGSYALEKRLSKTPERFGNGAIEGVAGPEAANNAAAGGAFIPLMTLGIPPNVVMALLLGAFVIHGLQPGPLMITQNPGLFWGIVASMYIGNLMLLVLNLPMIGMWVQLLKLPYNILFPLIILFTIIGVYCSSNNVFDVYVMIAFGIIGYFMRKLGYEPAPLVLAFVLGPMLENNLRKSLILSQGNLMTFIERPISAACLALAVVLLIGPLLPALRRKRELVALDEGA, encoded by the coding sequence ATGGATACGCTCATCAATGTCGCGCACGGATTTGGCGTCGCGCTGCTGCCGATCAACCTGCTCTACTGCTTCATCGGCGTTTTCATCGGCACGCTGGTCGGCGTGCTGCCCGGCATCGGGCCGATTTCGGCGATGTCGTTGCTCTTGCCGATCACGCTGTCGGGCACCCCGGAATCCGGCATCATCATGATGGCCGGCATCTATTACGGCTCGATGTATGGCGGCTCGACCACCTCGATCCTGGTCAACATTCCTGGCGAGGCCGCCTCCGTCGTCACCTGCATCGACGGCCACCAGATGGCGAAGCAGGGCCGCGCGGGCCCGGCGCTCGGCATTGCCGCGTTCGGCTCGTTCTTCGCCGGCACATTCGCGCTGATCGCGCTGATGCTGGTGGCGCCCAAGCTCGCCAGCGTCGCGATCGCGTTCGGCCCGGCCGAATATTTCAGCCTGATGGTGCTCGGCCTCGTGGTGCTGACCTTCCTGACCCAGGGCTCGATGGCGAAGGCGCTGTTGATGGCCTGCATCGGCGTCGTGCTCGGGCTGATCGGGCTCGACAGCATCAACGCGCAGCCGCGCCTGACCTTCGGCCGGGTCGAGCTGATCGACGGCATCGGCCTCGTGCCGGTCGTGATGGGCCTGTTCGGCGTGGCCGAAGTGCTGCTGAACACCGAGCAAGTCATCAAGCGCGACATCATCAACACCAGGATCTCTCATCTGCTGCCCAGCCGGGAAGACTGGAAGGCCAGTGTCGGCCCGATGTCGCGCGGCACGCTCTTGGGTTTCCTGCTCGGTATCCTGCCGGGCGGCGGTGCCGTGGTCGCCTCTTTTGGCTCGTACGCGCTGGAGAAACGGCTGTCGAAAACGCCGGAGCGCTTCGGCAACGGTGCGATCGAGGGCGTGGCGGGGCCTGAAGCTGCCAACAACGCCGCGGCCGGCGGCGCCTTCATTCCCCTGATGACGCTCGGCATTCCGCCGAACGTGGTGATGGCGCTGTTGCTCGGCGCCTTCGTCATTCACGGGCTGCAGCCGGGACCGCTGATGATCACGCAGAACCCTGGCCTGTTCTGGGGCATCGTCGCCTCTATGTATATCGGCAACCTGATGCTGCTGGTGCTCAACCTGCCGATGATCGGCATGTGGGTGCAGCTGCTCAAGCTGCCCTACAACATCCTGTTCCCCCTGATCATCCTGTTCACCATCATCGGCGTCTATTGCAGTAGCAACAACGTGTTCGACGTCTATGTGATGATCGCGTTCGGCATCATCGGCTATTTCATGCGCAAGCTCGGCTACGAGCCGGCGCCGCTGGTGCTAGCCTTTGTGCTGGGGCCGATGCTGGAGAACAATTTGCGCAAATCGCTGATCCTCTCGCAGGGCAATCTGATGACCTTCATCGAGCGGCCGATCTCCGCCGCCTGCCTCGCATTGGCGGTCGTGCTGCTGATCGGCCCGCTGTTGCCGGCGCTGCGCAGGAAGCGCGAACTGGTCGCACTGGATGAGGGGGCGTGA